The genomic window TGGTAGTACGCGGGGCGTGAGAATCGCGCTCGAAATCTGCCGTCATGCACCCGGCAATAGAGGACGTTGGCTCTCCCGACCCACAGGGTGCCGGGAGCCAGGGGATGCCGGGACGCACGATGGCGAAAGCTCAGCAGCACCTGTTCGCCCTGGCCGGTTTTCTCCAGGTCCACGCGGGAAATGACGAAAGGCGTATCGGCAACGTCCAGAAGACACCGGGAATTTTCCCATTCCAGCAGGAACCTCTCGCCGGAAGTCAGCACGAGATGCTGGAAAAACAACTCGATGATTTCATCCCGGACGATTCTGTTGCCTTCATGGTACCAGTCCCCCTCCTCGTCCACGAAAATCCCGCAGGGCATGATCTCCGACCGCTCCGATCGGGCGGTCCCTTCGGCCTCGGCCGGTTCGGCCTCAGTCGACCCTGCGGCCTCGGACGATCCCGACGAACTTTTCTCGTCCATACACACTCCCGCCATTCAGCCTGTTGAAAAAGCCCGGGTGTCCCCCATCGCGTCACTCGCGGAGACCGTCAGAACACTTTCCTGCTGTCCAGCAGCAGCGTCACCGGCCCATCGTTGACCAGGTGCACCCGCATCATTTCCTGGAACATCCCCGTGGCAACGGGAACGGCTTGTTTTTTCAACTCTTCGACGAATTCCCCGTAGAGTCTCCTGGCCAGTTCGGGAGGTGCGGCCCCCGCATATGAGGGCCGGCGGCC from Syntrophobacter fumaroxidans MPOB includes these protein-coding regions:
- a CDS encoding DUF1285 domain-containing protein, which codes for MDEKSSSGSSEAAGSTEAEPAEAEGTARSERSEIMPCGIFVDEEGDWYHEGNRIVRDEIIELFFQHLVLTSGERFLLEWENSRCLLDVADTPFVISRVDLEKTGQGEQVLLSFRHRASRHPLAPGTLWVGRANVLYCRVHDGRFRARFSRPAYYQFAALLREDDGRFFISLDGARHFIREADPAGMPIIPAAC